In the Victivallis sp. Marseille-Q1083 genome, one interval contains:
- the gmhB gene encoding D-glycero-beta-D-manno-heptose 1,7-bisphosphate 7-phosphatase codes for MTKACFLDRDGVINEEVNYLHDPAKAVLIPGAAAAINRLHAAGYLAIVVTNQAGVAKGLYEEKDIRAVHDRIAELLAADGAEVDAFFYCPHHPDYTGACGCRKPSPGMLLAAAAQYDIELDKSFLVGDRLSDIEAGRAAGCQAVYLVATGYGAELLAAGMQPDCPVADDLKAAVDDFLSRQEK; via the coding sequence ATGACCAAAGCTTGTTTTCTCGACCGTGACGGGGTCATCAATGAAGAAGTCAATTACCTGCATGATCCGGCCAAGGCGGTGCTGATTCCCGGCGCCGCCGCGGCCATCAACCGACTGCACGCGGCCGGCTATCTGGCCATCGTCGTCACCAACCAGGCCGGCGTCGCCAAAGGATTGTACGAAGAAAAAGACATCCGGGCGGTTCATGACCGGATTGCCGAGCTGCTGGCCGCCGACGGCGCTGAAGTAGACGCTTTTTTCTACTGTCCACATCATCCGGATTACACCGGAGCGTGCGGCTGCCGGAAACCGTCGCCGGGCATGTTGCTGGCCGCCGCCGCCCAATATGACATCGAACTCGATAAATCGTTCCTGGTCGGGGATCGGCTCAGCGATATCGAAGCAGGCCGGGCGGCCGGCTGCCAAGCGGTTTACCTGGTCGCCACCGGTTACGGCGCCGAACTGCTGGCCGCCGGCATGCAGCCGGATTGTCCGGTTGCCGACGACCTGAAAGCGGCGGTAGACGATTTTCTTTCCCGGCAGGAAAAATAA
- a CDS encoding carbohydrate-binding family 9-like protein: MMKMSLLTGAVAVLGLTFGLAAVGDVPEMEAAYTEKPVVIDGVLDDPVWQSAAVYRMDVPSVVNPDYGIADSGEVRLAWDDDYLYVAVSVRDRDLYATAESDQVMHFLFGDLAEIFIKPVNETYYWELYMTPAGKKSSLLLPGKGILFGEFKSTPQMPGMVVGARYEGTLNEWQDVDTGWSGEMAIPIADLERFGAEFAPGEDWRVLVARYNYSRYQPDGIEYSTAPKLSAINYHLLEEYAKLKLVK, encoded by the coding sequence ATGATGAAAATGAGCTTGCTGACCGGGGCAGTTGCAGTCCTGGGGTTGACGTTCGGATTGGCCGCCGTCGGAGACGTGCCGGAGATGGAAGCCGCATATACCGAAAAACCGGTGGTGATCGATGGCGTGCTCGATGATCCGGTCTGGCAGAGCGCCGCGGTTTACCGCATGGATGTGCCGAGCGTCGTCAATCCCGATTACGGCATCGCCGATTCGGGGGAAGTGCGTCTGGCCTGGGATGACGATTATCTTTATGTGGCGGTCAGCGTCCGCGACCGCGACCTGTACGCGACGGCGGAAAGCGATCAGGTGATGCATTTTCTGTTCGGCGATTTGGCCGAAATTTTCATCAAACCGGTCAACGAAACCTATTACTGGGAACTTTATATGACGCCGGCCGGCAAAAAATCCAGCCTGCTGCTGCCGGGCAAGGGAATTCTGTTCGGTGAATTCAAATCGACGCCGCAGATGCCGGGCATGGTTGTCGGCGCCCGGTACGAAGGCACCCTGAACGAATGGCAGGATGTCGACACCGGCTGGAGCGGAGAAATGGCCATTCCGATTGCCGACCTGGAGCGGTTCGGCGCTGAATTCGCTCCGGGCGAGGACTGGCGGGTGCTGGTGGCCCGGTATAATTATTCGCGTTATCAACCCGACGGAATAGAATATTCCACCGCGCCGAAATTGAGCGCCATCAATTATCATCTGCTCGAAGAGTATGCGAAATTGAAACTGGTCAAATGA
- the ribH gene encoding 6,7-dimethyl-8-ribityllumazine synthase, which produces MKVYEGTLEARNLKFGIVCSRFNEFFVSKLLDGAVDAILRHGGSAEAIEAAWVPGAYEIPFAVNKMLQSGKYDAILALGVVIQGATPHAGYINNEVAKALAQLGLESGVPVTYGMITADNLEQAIERSGTKAGNKGVDAALAAIEMANLTKNF; this is translated from the coding sequence ATTAAAGTATACGAAGGTACACTGGAAGCGCGCAATTTGAAGTTCGGGATCGTCTGCAGCCGGTTCAATGAATTTTTCGTCAGCAAACTCCTCGACGGCGCTGTCGATGCGATTCTCCGCCACGGCGGCAGCGCCGAAGCGATTGAAGCGGCCTGGGTGCCGGGCGCCTACGAAATTCCGTTTGCGGTCAACAAGATGCTGCAGAGCGGCAAATACGACGCCATTCTGGCGCTGGGGGTCGTCATCCAGGGAGCGACGCCGCACGCCGGTTACATCAACAACGAAGTGGCCAAGGCGCTGGCGCAGCTCGGACTGGAATCCGGCGTGCCGGTCACATATGGGATGATCACTGCCGACAATCTCGAACAGGCGATCGAACGCAGCGGCACCAAAGCCGGCAACAAAGGGGTCGACGCGGCGCTGGCGGCGATCGAAATGGCCAATCTGACCAAAAATTTCTGA
- a CDS encoding riboflavin synthase produces the protein MFTGLIESIGYLRRREKNGGAGKLVVETAKPFVGLRHGESIAVNGACLTLEKELSANLLQFHTLEETLLRTNLGSLPLGGCVNLERALRLGDRLGGHLVTGHVDGTGKLISLRRTGGDYELKIAAPPDLQPFLAPKGSIAVDGVSLTLVEIAPEYFTVHLIPVTLEETALGGRRSGEPVNLESDLLGKYVWRQLPLLHSAAAGSVNGGVSLELLREFGFME, from the coding sequence GTGTTCACTGGTTTGATTGAATCGATCGGTTATCTCCGCCGCCGTGAGAAGAATGGCGGTGCCGGAAAATTGGTCGTCGAGACGGCAAAACCTTTCGTCGGGCTTCGGCATGGCGAGAGCATCGCCGTCAACGGCGCCTGCCTGACGCTGGAAAAGGAGCTGTCGGCGAACCTGTTGCAGTTTCATACCCTGGAGGAGACTTTGCTTCGCACCAATCTCGGCAGTTTGCCGTTGGGCGGTTGCGTCAACCTGGAGCGGGCTTTGCGGCTGGGCGACCGGCTCGGCGGCCATCTGGTCACCGGCCATGTCGACGGCACCGGCAAACTGATTTCCCTGCGCCGCACCGGCGGCGATTATGAACTGAAAATTGCCGCGCCGCCGGATCTCCAACCGTTTCTCGCGCCCAAGGGCAGCATTGCCGTTGACGGCGTTTCGTTGACGTTGGTCGAGATTGCGCCGGAATACTTCACCGTCCACTTGATACCGGTGACGCTGGAGGAAACCGCCTTGGGCGGCCGCCGTTCCGGAGAGCCGGTCAATCTGGAGAGCGATTTGCTGGGCAAATACGTCTGGCGTCAACTGCCGCTGCTGCATTCCGCGGCCGCCGGTTCGGTCAACGGGGGAGTTTCGCTTGAACTGCTCCGGGAATTCGGTTTCATGGAGTGA
- the ilvD gene encoding dihydroxy-acid dehydratase: MRSDIMKKGAERAPHRALMRATGIKSEDIRKPFIGVCNSYTNIVPGHCHLQEVGRTVCDAIRAAGGVPYEFNTIAICDGIAMGHAGMKYSLPSRELIADCVEAMGTAHPFDGLICIPNCDKIVPGMLMGAMRLNIPTIFASGGPMAAGKGKRGEATDLITIFEGVAGHQIGAISDADLEYLECTACPGAGSCSGMFTANSMNCLCEALGLALPGNGTILAESPERIELWKRAARRIVELAGDPEALTARDFATEKSFHNALALDMAMGGSSNTVLHTLAVATEAGVKLDLAKLDEISRKTPNICKVSPSSHYHMEDVGRAGGIMAIIKEISRLPGLIDPTAPTVSGLTLGEEYAVAPAPDGEVIRTLENAYSQSGGLAILFGNLAASGCVVKAAGVAPKMLTHRGPAVIFESQEEACEGILGGKVKAGDVVIIRYEGPKGGPGMQEMLAPTSYIMGRGLGESVALITDGRFSGGTRGACIGHVSPEAAAGGVIALVEPGDLVSIDIPNRRVELEVAPEVLEERRKKWRKPEPRFKTGYLARYAMAATSADTGGVLKSN, translated from the coding sequence ATGCGCAGCGATATCATGAAAAAAGGTGCCGAACGGGCGCCGCACCGGGCCCTGATGCGGGCCACCGGGATCAAATCGGAAGACATCCGCAAACCGTTCATCGGCGTTTGCAACTCTTATACCAATATCGTTCCCGGCCACTGCCATCTGCAGGAAGTCGGCCGGACCGTCTGCGACGCGATCCGCGCCGCCGGCGGGGTTCCGTATGAATTCAACACCATCGCCATTTGCGACGGCATCGCGATGGGGCATGCCGGCATGAAATATTCGCTGCCGAGCCGCGAGCTGATCGCCGATTGCGTCGAAGCGATGGGTACCGCCCATCCGTTCGATGGTTTGATCTGCATTCCGAATTGCGATAAAATCGTCCCCGGCATGCTGATGGGCGCGATGCGGCTGAACATTCCGACCATTTTCGCGTCCGGCGGTCCGATGGCCGCCGGCAAAGGGAAGCGGGGAGAGGCGACCGACCTGATTACGATTTTTGAAGGGGTGGCCGGTCATCAGATCGGGGCGATTTCCGACGCTGACCTGGAATATCTGGAATGCACCGCCTGCCCGGGTGCCGGTTCCTGTTCCGGCATGTTCACCGCCAACAGCATGAATTGTCTCTGTGAGGCGCTCGGCCTGGCCTTGCCGGGCAACGGCACGATTCTGGCCGAATCGCCGGAGCGGATCGAATTGTGGAAACGGGCGGCCCGGCGCATCGTCGAGCTGGCCGGTGATCCGGAAGCGTTGACTGCCCGTGATTTTGCGACCGAGAAATCCTTTCACAACGCCCTGGCGCTGGATATGGCGATGGGCGGCAGCAGCAACACGGTGCTGCATACGTTGGCGGTGGCGACCGAAGCCGGCGTCAAATTGGATCTGGCCAAGCTGGATGAAATCAGCCGCAAGACGCCGAATATCTGCAAAGTTTCCCCGTCGAGCCATTACCACATGGAAGATGTCGGCCGGGCCGGCGGCATCATGGCGATCATCAAGGAAATCAGCCGTTTGCCCGGCTTGATCGATCCGACGGCGCCGACGGTGTCCGGTTTGACGCTGGGCGAGGAATACGCTGTTGCTCCGGCGCCGGACGGCGAGGTGATCCGGACCTTGGAAAATGCCTACAGCCAATCCGGCGGCCTGGCAATCCTGTTCGGCAATCTGGCTGCCAGCGGCTGTGTCGTCAAGGCGGCCGGCGTGGCGCCGAAGATGTTGACGCACCGTGGCCCGGCGGTGATTTTCGAGAGCCAGGAGGAGGCTTGCGAAGGAATTCTCGGCGGCAAGGTCAAAGCCGGCGACGTCGTCATCATCCGCTACGAGGGGCCGAAGGGCGGCCCGGGAATGCAGGAGATGCTGGCGCCGACCAGCTACATCATGGGGCGCGGACTCGGTGAAAGCGTGGCGTTGATCACTGACGGCCGGTTCAGCGGCGGTACGCGCGGCGCCTGTATCGGCCATGTCAGCCCGGAAGCGGCGGCCGGCGGCGTGATCGCGCTGGTGGAGCCGGGCGATCTGGTGTCGATCGATATTCCGAACCGCAGAGTCGAACTGGAAGTGGCGCCGGAGGTGCTGGAAGAACGCCGGAAAAAGTGGCGCAAGCCGGAGCCGCGGTTCAAAACCGGTTATCTGGCCCGTTACGCGATGGCGGCGACCAGCGCCGACACCGGCGGCGTGCTGAAGTCCAATTGA
- the nusB gene encoding transcription antitermination factor NusB produces MEEEFEISDGKLHAKRLGRELVMQFLFQCDVAREEFRQSRWESFMLQAAQTHALRDNRYARKGREYAEKLLNGIRERQAEIDAAILAHAENWEWDRLAVVDRNVMRVAVFEMLCMPEVPPVVSINEAVEIARDYSGEKAGNFINGVLNGIKDTLSRPARKAVKEL; encoded by the coding sequence ATGGAAGAAGAATTCGAAATATCCGACGGGAAACTGCACGCGAAACGGCTGGGGCGGGAACTGGTGATGCAGTTTCTGTTCCAATGCGATGTCGCCCGGGAGGAATTCCGGCAGTCGCGCTGGGAGAGTTTCATGCTGCAGGCGGCGCAAACCCATGCGTTGCGCGACAACCGCTATGCCCGGAAGGGGCGTGAATATGCCGAGAAGCTGTTGAACGGCATCCGGGAGCGGCAGGCGGAAATCGACGCGGCCATTCTGGCCCACGCCGAAAACTGGGAATGGGACCGGCTGGCGGTCGTCGATCGCAACGTCATGCGGGTGGCGGTGTTTGAAATGCTCTGCATGCCGGAGGTGCCGCCGGTGGTGAGTATCAACGAAGCGGTGGAAATCGCCCGGGATTACAGCGGCGAAAAAGCCGGCAACTTTATCAACGGCGTGCTGAACGGCATCAAGGATACGTTGTCGCGTCCGGCCCGAAAGGCGGTCAAGGAGTTATGA
- the ribD gene encoding bifunctional diaminohydroxyphosphoribosylaminopyrimidine deaminase/5-amino-6-(5-phosphoribosylamino)uracil reductase RibD: MAMTDSDYMLLAAAEARKGFGQTSPNPLVGALLVKADRIVGRGYHRRAGEAHAEINALRDAGNEAAGATLYVTLEPCSTCGRTPACTEAIKAAGLRKVVIGAMDPNPKHAGRGLEILREAGIEVVAGVEQAACDELNRAFYRWIVTGRPYVMLKMAMTLDGKIATAGGESQWITGPAARQRVQELRRWADAIMVSGATVRLDHPQLTVREPADWPCQPLRVIASRHFPEDELRQYFPAGPLPWVVCLGDGDSWLEFLSRLGERNVTALLLEGGGELAAAALQHQVVDEVEFHIAPKLLCGRGSRPVTGGDNPLHLSEALELLEPTVSRYGGDFVFNGRLRPPGGGDKEASCSLV; the protein is encoded by the coding sequence ATGGCGATGACCGATTCCGATTATATGCTTCTGGCGGCAGCCGAAGCCCGCAAAGGCTTCGGGCAGACCTCGCCCAATCCGCTGGTCGGCGCCCTGTTGGTCAAGGCGGATCGGATTGTCGGCCGGGGATATCACCGGCGCGCCGGAGAGGCGCATGCCGAAATCAACGCGTTGCGCGATGCCGGGAATGAAGCGGCCGGGGCGACGCTCTATGTGACGCTGGAGCCCTGTTCCACCTGCGGCCGGACGCCGGCCTGCACGGAGGCAATCAAAGCCGCCGGACTCCGCAAAGTGGTGATTGGCGCCATGGACCCGAATCCGAAACACGCCGGCCGCGGTCTGGAAATTCTGCGGGAGGCCGGAATCGAAGTGGTTGCCGGAGTGGAGCAAGCCGCCTGTGACGAATTGAACCGGGCATTTTACCGGTGGATCGTTACCGGCCGGCCTTATGTCATGCTGAAAATGGCGATGACGCTGGATGGCAAAATCGCCACTGCCGGCGGTGAGTCCCAATGGATTACCGGCCCGGCCGCCCGGCAGCGGGTGCAGGAATTGCGCCGCTGGGCGGATGCGATCATGGTTTCCGGCGCGACGGTCCGGCTGGACCACCCGCAACTGACGGTCCGGGAACCGGCCGACTGGCCCTGCCAGCCGCTGCGGGTGATCGCCAGCAGGCATTTCCCGGAAGATGAATTGCGGCAGTATTTTCCGGCCGGCCCGCTGCCGTGGGTGGTTTGTCTCGGCGACGGGGACAGTTGGCTGGAGTTTCTCAGCCGGCTCGGGGAGCGGAATGTCACCGCTCTGCTGCTGGAAGGCGGCGGCGAGCTGGCGGCGGCGGCCCTGCAGCACCAGGTGGTCGATGAGGTGGAATTTCACATCGCGCCGAAATTGTTGTGCGGCCGGGGCAGCCGGCCGGTAACCGGCGGCGATAATCCGCTGCATTTGTCCGAAGCGCTGGAGTTGCTTGAACCGACCGTCAGCCGGTACGGCGGTGATTTCGTGTTCAACGGCCGGCTCCGGCCGCCGGGCGGCGGTGACAAGGAGGCGTCGTGTTCACTGGTTTGA
- the ftsY gene encoding signal recognition particle-docking protein FtsY: protein MKSIFSVFKRGLQKTTTTVKRSLAAMFSDVKQWDASTFEDLEAALIGADFGVPASLRIVAEIRDRYEHGEIETTADIFRVAETFVRDILAQNQREIRVAEAGKPTVVLFVGVNGSGKTTTIGKLAARLTQEGKKVMLAAGDTFRAAAVEQLQLWGKRTNSVVIAASHGADPASVAFDATSAALARQVDFLLIDTAGRQHTKKGLMDELSKICRSIDKIYPGAPHEVWLTVDSSMGSNALNQAREFSKAANVSGLVLTKLDGSGKGGMAVALHQEFKLPTFFVGMGEQPEDLQPFSPAYYAAAVFGSESLQPQE, encoded by the coding sequence ATGAAGTCGATTTTTTCCGTATTCAAACGCGGTCTGCAGAAGACGACGACGACGGTGAAACGTTCGCTGGCGGCGATGTTTTCCGATGTCAAACAGTGGGACGCTTCGACTTTCGAAGACCTGGAAGCGGCGTTGATCGGCGCGGATTTCGGCGTGCCGGCCAGTTTGCGGATCGTCGCCGAAATTCGTGACCGGTATGAACATGGAGAAATTGAGACGACGGCCGATATCTTCCGGGTTGCCGAGACGTTCGTCCGGGATATTCTGGCGCAAAACCAGCGGGAAATCCGCGTCGCCGAAGCCGGCAAGCCGACGGTCGTCCTTTTCGTCGGGGTCAACGGCAGCGGCAAAACCACGACGATCGGCAAGTTGGCCGCCCGGTTGACGCAGGAAGGCAAAAAAGTGATGCTGGCCGCCGGCGATACTTTCCGGGCGGCGGCGGTCGAGCAGCTGCAGCTCTGGGGCAAGCGCACCAATTCGGTGGTGATTGCCGCCAGCCACGGCGCCGACCCGGCCAGCGTGGCTTTCGACGCGACCAGCGCGGCGTTGGCGCGGCAGGTCGATTTCCTGCTGATCGACACCGCCGGCCGGCAGCATACCAAAAAAGGGCTGATGGATGAATTGAGCAAAATCTGCCGTTCGATCGATAAAATCTACCCGGGCGCGCCGCACGAAGTATGGTTGACCGTCGACAGCAGCATGGGCAGCAACGCGCTCAATCAGGCGCGGGAATTTTCCAAGGCGGCCAACGTCAGCGGCCTGGTGTTGACCAAACTGGACGGCAGCGGCAAAGGCGGCATGGCGGTCGCGCTGCACCAGGAGTTCAAGCTGCCGACCTTTTTCGTCGGGATGGGGGAACAGCCGGAGGATCTCCAGCCGTTCAGCCCGGCTTATTACGCCGCCGCCGTGTTCGGCAGCGAATCTTTGCAGCCGCAGGAATGA
- a CDS encoding type IV pilus twitching motility protein PilT: MSESITALHKVLKTAVTANASDVHIKENCPVAFRIDGEMTSSDYVAKSEVIDEFMRQVATEEQIKKYYINGDLDLSHREPDVGRFRVNIHRQRNFNSINFRWVKNQIMTFDDLGLPPVLADISMSQRGIVILTGTTGSGKSTTLAAMLDYINTQVHAHVITIEDPIEYEFADKLCFFEQREVGIDTISFASALKHALRQDPDVIMVGEMRDKASFEAALQAADTGHLVMTTLHASNAAQTINRILDFYEKNEQEPIREALANNLKAVISQRLVPRASGSGRAPATEIMINTPIVNKLLEEDRLERLSAAIAAGRGDGMMTFNQCLLDLVNNGIVTEDDALVVSDNPEALKMNFEGIFLSAGDNQIIG, encoded by the coding sequence ATGAGTGAAAGCATCACCGCGCTGCACAAGGTTTTGAAAACCGCAGTCACCGCCAACGCCTCCGACGTTCACATCAAGGAAAATTGCCCGGTCGCCTTCCGGATCGATGGTGAGATGACCAGCAGCGACTATGTTGCCAAATCGGAAGTCATCGACGAATTCATGCGTCAGGTCGCCACCGAAGAGCAAATCAAGAAATATTACATCAACGGCGACCTCGACCTTTCCCACCGGGAACCGGATGTCGGCCGTTTCCGTGTCAACATTCACCGGCAGCGCAATTTCAATTCGATCAACTTCCGCTGGGTTAAAAACCAGATCATGACGTTCGATGACCTCGGGCTGCCGCCGGTGTTGGCCGATATTTCCATGTCGCAGCGCGGTATCGTCATTCTGACCGGAACGACCGGCTCCGGCAAATCGACGACGCTGGCGGCGATGCTCGATTACATCAACACCCAGGTTCATGCCCACGTCATCACCATCGAAGACCCGATCGAATATGAATTTGCCGATAAACTCTGCTTTTTCGAGCAGCGCGAAGTCGGCATCGATACCATTTCGTTTGCCAGCGCCTTGAAACACGCACTGCGCCAGGACCCGGACGTCATCATGGTCGGTGAAATGCGCGACAAGGCCAGTTTCGAAGCCGCGTTGCAGGCGGCGGACACCGGCCACCTGGTGATGACGACGCTGCACGCTTCCAATGCGGCGCAGACCATCAACCGTATCCTCGATTTTTATGAAAAAAATGAACAGGAGCCGATCCGCGAAGCTCTGGCCAACAACCTCAAAGCGGTCATTTCCCAGCGGCTGGTGCCGCGGGCGAGCGGTTCCGGCCGGGCGCCGGCTACCGAAATCATGATCAACACGCCGATCGTCAACAAATTGCTGGAGGAAGACCGGCTGGAACGGCTTTCGGCCGCCATTGCCGCCGGCCGCGGCGACGGGATGATGACTTTCAACCAGTGTCTGCTCGATCTGGTGAACAACGGTATCGTCACCGAAGACGATGCGCTGGTCGTTTCCGACAATCCGGAAGCGCTGAAGATGAACTTCGAAGGCATTTTCCTTTCCGCCGGCGACAACCAGATCATCGGCTGA
- a CDS encoding sugar-binding protein: MAMKLLSLTGSLAVLAGLAGCCSWSGGEEAGTPAEVTAEYTSLDLLHVPEAAEVFSQGAIEKSSLQFFWDDSNLYIAAEVKDENLFANAPVSPADDDGVAGDRVEVTLATADDTYLWKGEFNVAGRGHSRLLPAEGISFAYFDTDWPSRVVSCRGTINDWSDRDEGYQLLIAVPWRDLLVKNGQTPETVRLLVSAVIVDADNRTGETRLYFPGGQEPSKTGAALRLHH; the protein is encoded by the coding sequence ATGGCGATGAAATTATTGTCGTTGACCGGTTCGCTGGCGGTACTGGCCGGACTGGCCGGCTGTTGTTCCTGGAGCGGCGGGGAGGAGGCGGGAACGCCGGCGGAAGTGACGGCGGAATATACTTCGCTGGATTTGCTGCATGTCCCGGAAGCGGCTGAAGTATTTTCCCAAGGCGCGATTGAAAAAAGTTCGTTGCAATTTTTCTGGGATGACAGCAATCTGTACATTGCTGCCGAAGTCAAGGATGAAAATCTGTTCGCCAACGCACCGGTTTCGCCGGCGGATGACGACGGGGTGGCCGGCGACCGGGTGGAAGTGACGCTGGCGACGGCGGATGACACCTATTTATGGAAAGGCGAGTTCAATGTCGCCGGCCGCGGCCACAGCCGTTTGCTGCCGGCGGAAGGGATTTCCTTCGCTTATTTCGATACCGACTGGCCGAGCCGGGTGGTAAGCTGCCGCGGGACGATCAACGACTGGTCGGATCGCGACGAGGGCTATCAATTGCTCATCGCCGTTCCCTGGCGCGATCTTCTGGTGAAAAACGGCCAGACGCCTGAGACGGTCCGGCTGCTGGTCAGTGCGGTGATTGTCGATGCCGACAATCGCACCGGCGAAACCCGGTTGTATTTCCCGGGTGGTCAGGAGCCGTCGAAGACCGGCGCCGCGCTCCGTCTGCACCATTGA
- a CDS encoding pyridoxine 5'-phosphate synthase: MLNLGVNVDHVATVRQARLADRPSPLAAALLCEKAGAWGITAHLREDRRHIQDRDLRDLNARVRRLNMEMAVTDEMVSIAGELRPHSCCLVPEKRAELTTEGGLDVAGGFDRVTAAVRALKRSGILVSLFIDPDLQQIQAAADSGADYIEMHTGSYANAAASSRAAELDRLKAAAAAAADLHLRVNAGHGIDYENIRGILEIPHLCELNIGHSIIGRAILVGIEQAVREMLALMRNYQG; this comes from the coding sequence ATGTTGAATCTGGGGGTGAATGTCGATCATGTTGCCACCGTGCGCCAGGCGCGGCTGGCCGACCGGCCCAGTCCCCTGGCTGCCGCGCTGCTTTGCGAAAAGGCCGGCGCCTGGGGAATTACCGCGCATTTGCGGGAAGATCGCCGGCATATTCAGGATCGGGATCTGCGCGATTTGAACGCCCGGGTGCGCCGTCTGAACATGGAGATGGCCGTTACCGACGAAATGGTGTCGATCGCCGGCGAATTGCGGCCGCACAGTTGTTGTCTGGTGCCGGAGAAGCGGGCGGAATTGACCACCGAAGGCGGCCTGGATGTCGCCGGCGGATTTGACCGGGTGACCGCGGCGGTGCGGGCGCTCAAACGGAGCGGAATTCTGGTCAGTTTATTCATCGATCCGGATTTGCAGCAGATTCAGGCCGCCGCGGACAGCGGTGCCGACTATATCGAAATGCATACCGGCAGCTATGCCAACGCCGCCGCCTCCTCCCGGGCCGCTGAGCTCGACCGTTTGAAGGCCGCCGCCGCCGCCGCCGCCGATTTGCATTTGCGGGTGAATGCCGGGCACGGCATCGATTATGAAAATATCCGGGGCATTCTGGAAATACCCCACCTCTGCGAGCTGAATATCGGCCACAGCATCATCGGCCGCGCCATCCTGGTCGGGATCGAGCAGGCCGTTCGCGAAATGCTTGCGTTGATGAGAAATTACCAAGGTTAA
- the bioD gene encoding dethiobiotin synthase, giving the protein MTGTVLFVSGIDTDVGKTFAAGVLARELLNAGRNVITQKLIQTGCPGNLALDIAEHRRLMGCGLLEVDRLGLTAPYVLKYPASPHLTAELEGVQYDFGRIDDATRRLQREFELVLLEGAGGLMVPLTRNYLAIDFIEERNYPLILVTSGKLGSINHTLLSLEAAARRGIEIAGVIYNRFPVIDDLIEEDSRRVIADYLEQYAHGAAMVELPPDGGDVDFRPLLTSLG; this is encoded by the coding sequence ATGACTGGAACAGTACTTTTTGTCAGCGGCATCGACACCGATGTCGGAAAAACATTCGCCGCCGGGGTGCTGGCGCGGGAATTGCTGAATGCCGGCAGGAATGTCATCACCCAGAAGCTGATTCAAACCGGTTGTCCCGGCAATCTGGCGCTGGACATCGCCGAACACCGCCGGCTGATGGGATGCGGCCTGCTGGAAGTCGACCGGCTCGGCCTGACCGCGCCTTACGTGCTCAAATATCCGGCTTCGCCGCATTTGACCGCCGAGCTGGAAGGGGTGCAGTACGATTTCGGCAGAATCGATGACGCGACCCGGCGGCTGCAGAGAGAGTTCGAGCTCGTTCTGCTGGAAGGAGCCGGCGGCCTGATGGTGCCGCTGACCAGAAATTACCTGGCGATCGACTTCATCGAAGAACGCAACTATCCGCTGATCCTGGTCACCTCCGGCAAGCTCGGCAGCATCAATCACACGCTGCTGTCGCTGGAAGCGGCGGCGCGCCGCGGCATTGAAATCGCCGGCGTCATCTACAACCGCTTCCCGGTCATCGACGATCTGATCGAGGAGGATTCCAGGCGGGTCATCGCCGACTATCTGGAACAATACGCTCACGGCGCGGCGATGGTCGAACTGCCGCCCGACGGCGGCGATGTCGATTTCCGGCCGCTGCTGACCAGCCTCGGCTGA